In bacterium, one DNA window encodes the following:
- a CDS encoding CoB--CoM heterodisulfide reductase iron-sulfur subunit B family protein → MTDAQPKKFAFFPGCLIPVRYPQMEAAIRKTLPKVGVEIVDLPGFTCCPDPIYFKSYDKLAWLTVAARNLAVAEEAGLNLFTICSGCTATLSETYQQLNTNKNLKDEVNERLARVGREYKGTSTIRHVATVVRDEVGVEAVAASVVRPLEGLRVAIHYGCHLLKPSHIMKVDDPDDPHILDDLVAALGATPVRHDEWILCCGKACKHEEAPSEMMYELLKSVAAAKADVLGVVCPSCFNEFDLGQLRLAREHDDESLKTPAVYYFQLLGLAQGLTLEDVGLHRHKVKAPALEKYAAAAV, encoded by the coding sequence ATGACGGACGCCCAACCCAAGAAATTCGCCTTCTTCCCGGGGTGCCTCATCCCGGTGCGGTACCCGCAGATGGAGGCCGCCATTCGCAAGACGCTGCCCAAGGTCGGCGTCGAGATCGTCGACCTGCCGGGTTTCACCTGCTGCCCGGACCCTATTTATTTCAAATCGTACGACAAGCTGGCGTGGCTCACCGTCGCCGCGCGCAACCTGGCCGTGGCGGAGGAGGCGGGCCTCAACCTCTTCACCATCTGCTCGGGTTGCACCGCGACGCTGTCCGAGACGTACCAACAGTTGAATACGAACAAGAACCTGAAGGACGAGGTCAACGAGCGGCTCGCCCGCGTGGGCAGGGAGTACAAGGGGACGTCGACCATACGGCACGTCGCGACGGTCGTTCGCGACGAGGTGGGCGTCGAAGCGGTGGCGGCGTCGGTGGTGCGGCCGCTGGAGGGCCTGCGCGTCGCCATCCACTACGGCTGTCACCTCCTCAAGCCGTCGCACATCATGAAGGTGGACGACCCCGACGACCCGCACATCCTGGACGACCTGGTGGCCGCGCTCGGCGCGACGCCCGTCCGCCACGACGAGTGGATCCTGTGCTGCGGCAAGGCCTGCAAACATGAGGAGGCGCCGTCGGAGATGATGTACGAGCTGCTGAAGTCGGTGGCCGCGGCGAAGGCGGACGTCCTCGGGGTGGTGTGCCCGTCGTGCTTTAACGAGTTCGACCTGGGCCAGCTCCGCCTCGCCCGGGAGCACGACGACGAGAGCCTCAAGACCCCCGCCGTTTACTATTTCCAGTTATTGGGGCTGGCGCAGGGCCTGACGCTGGAAGACGTCGGCCTCCACCGGCACAAGGTCAAGGCGCCGGCGCTGGAGAAGTACGCCGCCGCCGCGGTGTAG
- a CDS encoding 2-oxoacid:acceptor oxidoreductase family protein: MAFYYQIRLSGGAEIDLHLASKILAEALAVYEDKNVVQHITYGPEARGAAVRTDLVVSDQEIYRPKAKEVDLLVALTQEAVDRYAGDVNKQGYLLVDRDAVRRSPEGPFRVYRLPFGDGARELGDPRLANIVVLGAVAALSPAHNRRAVEDALLARVPPGTEDAHRTAFDFGFKKMKELL; encoded by the coding sequence ATGGCTTTCTATTATCAAATAAGACTCAGCGGCGGCGCGGAGATAGACCTCCACCTGGCGTCCAAGATCCTGGCCGAAGCGCTCGCCGTCTACGAGGATAAAAACGTCGTGCAGCACATCACGTACGGCCCCGAGGCCCGCGGCGCCGCGGTGCGGACGGACCTCGTCGTCAGCGACCAGGAGATCTACCGGCCGAAGGCGAAAGAGGTGGACTTGCTGGTCGCGCTCACCCAGGAGGCCGTCGACCGCTACGCCGGCGACGTAAATAAACAGGGGTACCTGTTGGTGGACCGCGACGCCGTACGGCGCTCGCCGGAGGGGCCGTTCCGCGTCTACCGGCTGCCCTTCGGAGACGGCGCCCGGGAGCTCGGCGACCCGCGGCTGGCGAACATCGTCGTGCTGGGCGCGGTCGCGGCGCTGTCGCCGGCCCACAACCGCCGGGCGGTGGAGGACGCGCTGCTGGCCCGGGTCCCGCCGGGTACGGAAGACGCCCACCGCACGGCGTTCGATTTCGGTTTCAAGAAGATGAAAGAGCTGCTCTGA
- a CDS encoding hydrogenase iron-sulfur subunit, with the protein MVVFACNWCSYAGADTAGVSRIQYSPHFRIIRVMCSGRVHPAFVLRAFELGADGVLVSGCHFGDCHYIFGNERAVEQFEKTKALLKILGVEEGRIRLEWISAAEGVKFGRVIDEFVEQVRALGPSKLVPRERALPREAEAYADAAALAE; encoded by the coding sequence ATCGTCGTCTTCGCCTGCAACTGGTGCTCGTACGCCGGCGCCGATACCGCCGGCGTCTCGCGCATACAGTACTCCCCGCATTTCAGAATAATTCGGGTAATGTGTTCGGGGCGGGTGCATCCGGCGTTCGTGCTGCGGGCGTTCGAGCTCGGCGCCGACGGCGTGCTCGTTTCGGGGTGCCACTTCGGCGACTGTCACTACATCTTCGGCAACGAGCGCGCGGTGGAGCAGTTCGAGAAGACGAAGGCGCTCCTCAAGATACTCGGCGTCGAAGAGGGGCGCATAAGGCTGGAGTGGATAAGCGCCGCGGAGGGCGTCAAGTTCGGCCGCGTCATCGACGAATTCGTGGAGCAGGTCCGCGCGCTGGGGCCGTCCAAACTCGTGCCGCGGGAACGCGCGCTGCCGCGCGAGGCCGAGGCCTACGCCGACGCCGCGGCTCTCGCCGAGTGA
- a CDS encoding tetratricopeptide repeat protein, with amino-acid sequence MKCKNCDFDLAAEFRFCPYCGLPTDDRWETHFFAAVLADFGGDPDGALEKYRRALASDPGNDYVLVHLGQAHYHRGQLNEAVAVLEDATKTNPHSAPAHYFLGLCYYRAARVDEAIDCFKKTLALEPAAEQSYYWLGLMYYHIGKLKEAIAAFDQLLARNPGFIIAYYQRGLANARLGLKEESAADFEKVVEKNPRSAQAHALLGEAYFALGDNYRAAEALKKALELDPEDKKSKAVLDLLYSG; translated from the coding sequence GTGAAATGTAAAAATTGTGACTTCGATCTCGCCGCGGAGTTCCGCTTTTGCCCCTACTGCGGCCTCCCCACCGACGACCGTTGGGAGACCCATTTCTTCGCCGCGGTACTGGCCGACTTCGGCGGCGACCCGGACGGCGCCTTGGAGAAATACCGGCGGGCGCTGGCGTCGGACCCGGGCAACGACTACGTCCTGGTCCACCTCGGCCAGGCGCACTACCACCGAGGGCAACTGAACGAGGCCGTGGCGGTTTTGGAGGACGCTACGAAAACCAACCCCCATTCGGCGCCGGCCCACTACTTCCTGGGGCTTTGTTATTATCGCGCCGCGCGGGTGGACGAGGCCATCGATTGTTTTAAAAAGACGCTGGCGCTCGAGCCCGCCGCCGAGCAATCGTACTATTGGCTCGGTTTGATGTACTACCACATCGGAAAACTAAAAGAAGCGATCGCGGCCTTCGACCAATTGTTGGCCCGTAACCCGGGCTTCATTATTGCATATTACCAACGCGGCCTGGCCAACGCGCGGCTGGGCCTCAAAGAGGAATCGGCGGCGGACTTCGAAAAAGTGGTGGAAAAGAACCCCCGCAGCGCCCAGGCGCACGCGCTGCTGGGGGAAGCCTATTTCGCATTGGGCGACAACTACCGCGCGGCGGAGGCCCTCAAGAAGGCGCTCGAGCTCGACCCGGAAGATAAAAAATCGAAGGCGGTCCTCGACCTCCTCTACAGCGGCTGA
- the icd gene encoding isocitrate dehydrogenase (NADP(+)) — translation MFEKVTVPAEGRKIEIAGDALRVPDDPIIPFIEGDGIGPDIWAATRRVLDAAAEKKYGGDRKIVWMEIYAGDKARHVYGEGVVMPDDTLRAIPEFVVAIKGPLTTPVGGGYRSLNVTMRQKLELYACVRPVRWIPGVPSPVKHPEKLNVVIFRENTEDVYAGIEWREGSPEAARVLGFLNKEMGRNIRLDSGVGVKPISATATKNVARKALRYARDRKLPSVTFVHKGNIMKFTEGAFKDWGYELAREEFGDVTVTEAELWEKYDGKAPAGKIVVKDRIADSMFQQVLLRPDEYSILVTPNLNGDYLSDAAAAQVGGLGMAPGANMGDFVALFEATHGTAPKYAGQDKVNPSSLILSGVMMLEYLGWQEAADAVVAAMAKTIQEKVVTYDLARQMEGARKVKTSEYATRIIENIT, via the coding sequence ATGTTCGAAAAGGTTACGGTCCCCGCAGAAGGCCGTAAAATCGAAATCGCGGGCGACGCGCTGCGCGTGCCCGACGACCCCATAATCCCGTTCATCGAGGGGGACGGTATCGGCCCCGACATCTGGGCCGCGACGCGGCGCGTCCTGGACGCCGCGGCGGAAAAGAAATACGGCGGCGACCGCAAAATAGTATGGATGGAAATATACGCCGGCGACAAGGCCCGGCACGTCTACGGCGAGGGCGTCGTCATGCCCGACGACACGCTCCGGGCCATACCGGAATTCGTCGTCGCCATCAAAGGGCCGTTGACGACGCCGGTGGGCGGCGGCTACCGCAGCCTCAACGTGACGATGCGCCAGAAGCTCGAGCTGTACGCGTGCGTGCGGCCGGTGCGGTGGATACCGGGCGTGCCGAGCCCGGTCAAACACCCCGAGAAACTGAACGTGGTGATATTCCGCGAGAACACGGAGGACGTGTACGCCGGCATCGAGTGGCGCGAGGGTTCGCCGGAGGCCGCCCGGGTGCTGGGTTTTTTAAACAAGGAAATGGGCCGCAACATCAGGCTCGACTCCGGCGTGGGCGTCAAACCCATCAGCGCAACCGCGACCAAGAACGTCGCCCGCAAGGCCCTCCGCTACGCCCGCGACCGGAAGCTGCCCAGCGTCACCTTCGTCCACAAGGGCAACATTATGAAGTTCACCGAGGGCGCGTTCAAGGATTGGGGCTACGAGCTCGCCCGCGAGGAGTTCGGCGACGTCACCGTCACCGAGGCCGAGCTGTGGGAGAAATACGACGGTAAAGCCCCCGCCGGCAAGATAGTGGTGAAGGACCGCATCGCCGACTCCATGTTCCAGCAGGTCCTGCTGCGGCCGGACGAGTACAGTATCCTGGTTACACCCAACCTAAACGGCGACTACTTGTCGGACGCCGCGGCGGCTCAGGTGGGCGGCCTGGGGATGGCGCCGGGCGCGAACATGGGCGACTTCGTGGCGCTGTTCGAGGCCACCCACGGCACGGCGCCCAAGTACGCCGGCCAGGACAAGGTGAACCCGTCGTCCCTAATTCTCTCGGGCGTCATGATGCTGGAGTATCTGGGGTGGCAGGAAGCGGCGGACGCCGTCGTGGCGGCGATGGCCAAGACGATACAGGAGAAAGTGGTCACGTACGACCTCGCCCGCCAGATGGAGGGCGCGCGCAAGGTGAAGACCAGCGAATACGCGACGCGGATTATAGAGAACATAACCTAG
- a CDS encoding 4Fe-4S dicluster domain-containing protein yields MPPKKNNDEKRLEPTVTLDFEFKKQLEKIVDGTLVNYCYQCGACVGDCPSARYVEGFNPREIMLKVLYGFAEELVGPASPVWYCTNCYNCYERCPQNVKPVEIIIAVKNLMARRGIYPEKAQVGDLVDMVLETGRTAPVTAMTTKLREELGLPPLEAVDTDELKKILE; encoded by the coding sequence ATGCCGCCGAAGAAAAATAACGACGAGAAGCGCCTCGAGCCGACGGTGACGCTCGACTTCGAGTTTAAGAAGCAGCTCGAGAAAATAGTCGACGGCACGCTGGTCAATTATTGCTACCAGTGCGGCGCGTGCGTCGGCGACTGCCCCAGCGCGCGCTACGTCGAGGGCTTCAACCCGCGCGAGATTATGCTGAAGGTCCTCTACGGCTTCGCCGAGGAGCTGGTGGGGCCGGCCTCGCCGGTGTGGTACTGCACCAACTGCTATAACTGCTACGAGCGCTGTCCGCAGAACGTCAAGCCGGTGGAGATAATCATCGCCGTCAAGAACCTCATGGCGCGCCGCGGCATCTATCCGGAGAAGGCGCAGGTGGGCGACCTGGTCGATATGGTTTTGGAGACCGGCCGGACCGCTCCCGTGACGGCGATGACGACGAAGCTCCGCGAGGAGCTGGGGCTGCCGCCGCTCGAGGCCGTAGACACCGACGAGCTGAAAAAAATATTGGAGTAA
- a CDS encoding (Fe-S)-binding protein, producing MEATTPVDESTLREANAFLCLECGKCTSTCVVARYNRSYSPRRLISQALAGGRLPSPGELSICLTCMACDARCPSGVRFVDLIRELRRATYGAEFAGNCSHGGAMQSLMKLMTAAELNQDRLAWVTEDLKTADEGDVALFVGCAPYFDAFFTELEVDTLEGAKSAIKLLNALGIAPALLPDERCCGHDLLWGGDVEHFEKLARKNVELLKAKGVKTVIFNCPECYYTFKADYPEVVAGLPFEVKHLSEFMAERAGELDFDAGEAEKVTFQDPCRLARFAGVVEAPREVLAAAGVELAEMPRSGKGAVCCAGNGWLNCDRFSKEVQLERLREARATGATTLITACPKCEIHFRCAMNDPNLGDEIKMEIRDLASAVASRLRGAGKR from the coding sequence ATGGAGGCAACTACGCCCGTAGACGAGAGTACGTTGAGGGAAGCGAACGCCTTCCTTTGTCTGGAGTGCGGCAAGTGCACCTCGACGTGCGTCGTCGCGCGCTACAACCGCTCGTATTCGCCGCGGCGGCTCATCAGCCAGGCGCTGGCCGGCGGCCGGCTGCCGAGCCCGGGCGAGCTTTCGATCTGCCTGACGTGTATGGCCTGCGACGCGCGGTGCCCCTCGGGGGTACGCTTCGTCGACCTCATCCGCGAGCTGCGGCGGGCGACGTACGGCGCCGAGTTCGCCGGCAACTGCAGCCACGGCGGCGCGATGCAGTCGCTGATGAAGCTCATGACCGCGGCGGAGTTGAATCAGGACCGCCTGGCCTGGGTGACCGAAGACCTCAAGACGGCCGACGAGGGCGACGTGGCGCTCTTCGTGGGGTGCGCGCCGTACTTCGACGCCTTCTTCACCGAGCTCGAGGTGGACACGTTGGAGGGGGCCAAAAGCGCGATCAAGCTCCTTAATGCCCTCGGCATCGCGCCGGCCCTGCTACCCGACGAGCGGTGCTGCGGCCACGACTTGCTGTGGGGCGGCGACGTCGAACATTTCGAGAAGCTCGCCCGCAAGAACGTGGAACTCCTGAAGGCGAAGGGCGTGAAGACGGTCATCTTCAATTGCCCGGAGTGCTACTATACGTTCAAGGCCGACTATCCGGAGGTCGTCGCCGGCCTCCCGTTCGAAGTCAAACACCTCAGCGAATTCATGGCGGAACGCGCCGGCGAGTTGGACTTCGACGCGGGCGAGGCGGAGAAGGTCACGTTCCAGGACCCGTGCCGGCTGGCGCGCTTCGCGGGCGTGGTCGAGGCGCCGCGGGAGGTTTTGGCGGCGGCGGGCGTCGAGCTGGCGGAGATGCCGCGCTCGGGGAAGGGCGCGGTATGCTGCGCCGGCAACGGCTGGCTAAACTGCGACCGCTTCTCGAAGGAGGTCCAGCTCGAGCGGCTGCGCGAGGCCCGCGCCACGGGGGCGACGACGCTTATTACGGCCTGCCCCAAGTGCGAAATCCACTTCCGCTGCGCCATGAACGACCCCAACCTGGGTGACGAGATTAAGATGGAGATACGCGACCTCGCCTCGGCGGTGGCGTCGCGGTTAAGAGGCGCGGGGAAAAGATAG
- a CDS encoding isoprenylcysteine carboxylmethyltransferase family protein has protein sequence MQLRDAFVKQGKWLFKWRSYIPLLIIFIALPAFWDTVFPSSDGSFGFEDVWELICLAVAVFGLAVRVYTIGHVPEGTSGRNTSVQRADGLNTTGIYSLVRHPLYLGNFFIWLGISMFVRCWWLSFIFIILFILFYERIIFMEEEYLRTKFGKVWQEWAARTPMFLPRFKNFEPPTLPFSIRSVLSKENHILVNIILVFAFLEVVEELLAKHRFELDLGWIIAVVCGFTIWATLRVLKKITAILNVEGR, from the coding sequence ATGCAACTCCGGGACGCGTTTGTAAAACAAGGTAAATGGTTATTTAAGTGGAGGAGTTACATACCGTTATTGATTATTTTTATTGCCCTGCCCGCGTTCTGGGATACCGTATTCCCTAGTAGCGACGGTAGTTTCGGTTTCGAAGATGTATGGGAATTAATTTGCTTAGCGGTCGCGGTTTTCGGGTTGGCCGTTCGCGTTTATACCATCGGCCACGTCCCGGAGGGAACTTCCGGTAGGAATACGAGCGTACAACGCGCGGACGGGTTAAATACCACCGGGATTTACTCTTTGGTCAGGCATCCGCTTTACCTGGGGAATTTCTTTATATGGCTCGGGATTTCGATGTTCGTACGTTGCTGGTGGTTAAGTTTTATATTCATTATTTTATTCATATTGTTTTACGAAAGAATTATTTTTATGGAGGAAGAATACCTGAGAACTAAATTCGGGAAGGTATGGCAAGAATGGGCGGCCCGCACGCCGATGTTCCTCCCGCGGTTTAAAAACTTTGAACCGCCTACTCTCCCGTTCTCGATACGGAGCGTTTTAAGTAAGGAAAACCATATACTTGTCAACATCATCCTTGTATTTGCGTTTCTGGAGGTCGTCGAGGAGTTATTAGCGAAACATAGGTTCGAGCTGGATTTGGGGTGGATAATCGCCGTCGTATGCGGTTTTACAATATGGGCTACTTTGAGGGTCCTGAAGAAAATAACCGCTATCCTTAACGTCGAGGGGCGGTAA
- a CDS encoding aconitate hydratase produces MAKTSTQKILDAHLLEGEPRPGEQVAIKIDQTLTQDATGTMAYLQLEAMAVPEVKTELSVSYVDHNTLQLGYENADDHRYLQSIAEKFGLYFSRAGNGICHQVHLERFGAPGKTLLGSDSHTPTGGGLGMVAVGAGGLDVAAAMAGGPFWLTYPRVVGVKLTGELGEWVAAKDVILTLLKMLTTKGNVGTVMEYFGPGVETLSVPERATITNMGAELGVTTSVFPSDGVTRAFLEAQGRGDVWRELAADDDAEYDRVVELDLSAVEPMVAQPHSPDNVAPVREVAGLKVDQVCIGSCTNSSYKDLATVAGILDGKTIAPNVSFVVAPGSKQVLRMIADDGHLAKLVAAGARVAETACGFCIGMGHAPPSDAVSVRTNNRNFYGRSGTASAGTYLVSPETAAVAAWKGELVDPRDAGIPYPRVAVPKKFTVDDSLISHVHDADAEIVRGPNIGQPPANVPLPDELDAVVALKVGDKITTDHIMPAGPRLKYRSNVEAYSRFVFEGVDESFAARAKENAAQGLHNVVVAGESYGQGSSREHAALCPMYLGVKAVLAKSFERIHAANLVNFGILPLTFRDADDYEKIEAGDRLRLENLGSELRVGKPLTVKNETQGRALEVGHELSERQLAIVKAGGLLNYQRSQS; encoded by the coding sequence ATGGCGAAGACGTCGACCCAGAAAATTTTGGACGCACACCTGCTCGAGGGCGAGCCGCGCCCGGGCGAACAGGTCGCCATAAAAATAGACCAGACGCTGACGCAGGACGCCACCGGCACGATGGCGTACCTCCAGCTCGAGGCCATGGCGGTGCCGGAGGTCAAGACCGAGCTCTCGGTGAGCTACGTCGACCACAATACCCTCCAGCTGGGTTACGAGAACGCCGACGACCACCGCTACCTCCAAAGCATCGCGGAGAAATTCGGCCTGTACTTCTCGCGGGCGGGCAACGGCATCTGCCACCAGGTCCACCTGGAGCGGTTCGGCGCGCCGGGCAAGACGCTGCTGGGCTCGGACAGCCACACCCCCACCGGCGGCGGCCTGGGAATGGTAGCCGTCGGCGCCGGCGGCCTCGACGTGGCGGCGGCCATGGCCGGCGGGCCCTTCTGGCTGACGTACCCCCGCGTCGTGGGCGTGAAGCTCACCGGCGAGTTGGGCGAGTGGGTCGCGGCCAAGGACGTCATATTGACCCTCCTCAAGATGTTAACCACCAAGGGGAACGTCGGGACCGTAATGGAGTACTTCGGCCCGGGCGTCGAGACGCTGTCGGTGCCGGAGCGCGCGACCATTACCAATATGGGCGCCGAGCTGGGCGTGACGACGTCCGTCTTCCCCTCCGACGGCGTCACCCGGGCGTTCCTGGAGGCGCAAGGCCGCGGCGACGTGTGGCGGGAGCTGGCCGCGGACGACGACGCCGAGTACGACCGCGTCGTCGAGCTCGACCTTTCCGCCGTGGAGCCGATGGTGGCGCAGCCGCACAGCCCGGACAACGTCGCCCCGGTGCGCGAGGTAGCGGGTTTGAAAGTGGACCAGGTTTGCATCGGCTCGTGCACCAACTCGTCGTACAAGGACCTGGCGACCGTCGCCGGGATATTGGACGGCAAGACGATAGCGCCGAACGTCAGCTTCGTCGTCGCGCCCGGGTCGAAGCAGGTACTGCGCATGATCGCCGACGACGGCCACCTCGCGAAGCTCGTGGCCGCGGGCGCCCGCGTCGCCGAGACGGCGTGCGGCTTCTGCATCGGCATGGGCCACGCGCCGCCCTCGGACGCGGTCTCGGTGCGGACCAACAACCGCAACTTCTACGGCCGCTCCGGGACGGCCTCCGCCGGGACCTACCTGGTGAGCCCGGAGACGGCGGCGGTCGCGGCCTGGAAGGGCGAACTCGTCGACCCGCGCGACGCCGGCATCCCCTATCCCCGGGTGGCGGTCCCGAAAAAGTTCACCGTCGACGATTCCCTTATCTCCCACGTCCACGACGCCGACGCCGAGATCGTCCGGGGCCCGAATATCGGGCAACCGCCGGCCAACGTCCCGCTTCCCGACGAGCTCGACGCCGTCGTCGCGCTGAAGGTGGGGGATAAGATAACGACGGACCACATCATGCCGGCGGGCCCGCGGCTCAAGTACCGCTCCAACGTGGAGGCGTACTCGCGGTTCGTCTTCGAGGGCGTGGACGAGAGCTTCGCCGCCCGGGCCAAGGAGAACGCGGCGCAGGGATTGCACAACGTCGTCGTCGCCGGCGAGAGCTACGGCCAGGGCTCGAGCCGGGAACACGCCGCGCTGTGCCCGATGTACCTGGGCGTGAAAGCGGTGCTCGCGAAATCCTTCGAGCGCATCCACGCCGCGAACCTGGTCAACTTCGGCATCCTGCCGCTCACGTTTCGCGACGCGGACGATTACGAAAAAATCGAGGCCGGCGACCGGCTCCGTTTGGAGAATCTCGGCTCGGAGCTCCGGGTCGGGAAACCGCTCACGGTTAAAAACGAGACCCAAGGCCGCGCGTTGGAGGTAGGCCACGAGTTAAGCGAGCGGCAGCTGGCGATCGTCAAAGCCGGCGGCCTGCTCAACTACCAACGTTCCCAATCGTAG